The Archangium primigenium genomic interval TGGCCACGACGCGCGGCGCGACGTCCTTCTCCTTGTCGTACTTGAGCGCGATCGCCATCTCGACATCGTCATTCATGGGAAGCCTCAGCCCCGCGCATCGGGAAGGTTGTTCTTCAGGCCGTAGACGAAGTTGAGCACCTCGGCCACGGCGTCATACAGCTCCTCGGGAATGCTCTCGCCGGGCTCCACGCGCAGCAGCGCGTGCGCCAGGGGGACGTTGCGCAGCGTGGGCACGTCCCGCTCGCGCGCGAGCGCCTTGATGCGCTCGGCCTTGGAGTCCAGGCCCTTGACGAGCACCCGGGGCGCCACGTCCTTGTCCTTGTCGTACTTGAGCGCGACGGCGACGTGGTCCGGGTTGGTGACGATGACGTCGGCGTCCTTCACCGCCTCCATCTGGGCGCCCTCGAGCAGCTCGTGCGCGATCTCCTTGCGCTTGGCCTTCTGGTGCGGATCGCCCTCGCTCTCCTTGTATTCCTTCTTCACGTCCTCCTTCGACATCATCTGGTCCTTCATGTACGCCTTGCGCTGCCACCAGACGTCGAAGATCGCGAAGAGGAAGAAGGCCAGGCCCACGCGCACCGAGAGCCGGTAGACCATCTCGCCCATCACCGACACGGTGGTCTGCGTGTCGCGGC includes:
- the sctU gene encoding type III secretion system export apparatus subunit SctU, with protein sequence MSGEKTEEPSQKKLDDARKKGQVWKSKDLTGVFGFLVGLGVVKGMWPTVETRITELFQFSFDHIAHPQGLETATFQLMIMGLNTVIMLSLPIVASVAIVGGLIDFLQVGALFTMDPLMPKLEKLNPIEGIKNLISKKQIVELIKNLAKISVAAYLAYGVVRDTMPLLMETVRRDTQTTVSVMGEMVYRLSVRVGLAFFLFAIFDVWWQRKAYMKDQMMSKEDVKKEYKESEGDPHQKAKRKEIAHELLEGAQMEAVKDADVIVTNPDHVAVALKYDKDKDVAPRVLVKGLDSKAERIKALARERDVPTLRNVPLAHALLRVEPGESIPEELYDAVAEVLNFVYGLKNNLPDARG